The following are encoded together in the Lathyrus oleraceus cultivar Zhongwan6 chromosome 3, CAAS_Psat_ZW6_1.0, whole genome shotgun sequence genome:
- the LOC127128703 gene encoding histone H3.2 — MARTKQTARKSTGGKAPRKQLATKAARKSAPATGGVKKPHRFRPGTVALREIRKYQKSTELLIRKLPFQRLVREIAQDFKTDLRFQSSAVSALQEAAEAYLVGLFEDTNLCAIHAKRVTIMPKDIQLARRIRGERA; from the coding sequence ATGGCGCGTACTAAACAAACCGCTCGTAAATCCACCGGCGGCAAAGCTCCCAGAAAACAGCTCGCAACAAAAGCCGCCCGGAAATCCGCTCCGGCGACCGGCGGAGTGAAAAAGCCTCACAGATTCCGTCCCGGAACAGTCGCCTTGAGAGAGATCCGAAAGTATCAGAAGAGCACCGAGCTTCTCATAAGGAAGCTTCCGTTCCAGAGATTGGTTAGAGAAATCGCTCAGGATTTCAAAACGGATCTCCGGTTTCAAAGCAGTGCGGTTTCTGCTCTGCAAGAAGCGGCTGAAGCTTATCTTGTTGGTTTGTTTGAGGATACGAATCTGTGTGCGATTCATGCGAAGAGAGTTACGATTATGCCCAAGGATATTCAGCTTGCGAGGAGAATCAGAGGGGAGAGGGCTTAG